A window from Gossypium raimondii isolate GPD5lz chromosome 7, ASM2569854v1, whole genome shotgun sequence encodes these proteins:
- the LOC105766644 gene encoding auxin-induced protein 22D, whose amino-acid sequence MENDLNLKATELRLGLPGSDEPERQMTPRPNKRTLSDIVSEGSRSTTEEDHQDNAPPAKVQIVGWPPVRSYRKNCLQGKKDEVEGGTGMYVKVSVDGAPYLRKIDLKVYRSYPQLLLALENMFKLTIGAYSEREGYNGSNYAPTYEDRDGDWMLVGDVPWEMFISSCKRLRIMKGSEARGLGCV is encoded by the exons ATGGAGAATGATCTCAACCTCAAGGCAACAGAACTGAGATTGGGATTACCTGGCAGTGATGAGCCCGAGAGACAAATGACCCCTAGGCCTAACAAGAGAACCTTATCTGACATTGTTTCTGAGGGATCAAGGTCGACCACAGAGGAAGATCATCAAGACAATGCTCCTCCTGCCAA GGTACAAATTGTAGGATGGCCACCAGTCCGATCATACCGGAAAAATTGTTTACAAGGCAAGAAAGATGAGGTTGAAGGCGGGACAGGAATGTATGTCAAAGTAAGCGTTGACGGAGCTCCTTATCTCAGAAAGATTGATCTCAAGGTTTATAGAAGCTACCCTCAACTCCTCTTGGCTTTGGAAAACATGTTCAAGCTTACCATTG GTGCATACTCAGAGAGGGAAGGCTACAATGGATCTAACTATGCTCCAACATATGAAGACAGAGATGGTGACTGGATGCTTGTTGGAGATGTTCCCTGGGA AATGTTCATCTCCTCTTGCAAGAGGCTGAGAATCATGAAAGGGTCAGAAGCCAGGGGGTTGGGGTGCGTATGA
- the LOC105766652 gene encoding auxin-induced protein AUX28, translating to MEVGLKMTMKGGGGDHVGGCDKEKMGFEETELRLGLPGGGGGGGDGEVVRKRGFSETVDLKLNLSSKQDTSGIDPNDEKVKGLHQEKNLLLSAIDPAKPPAKAQVVGWPPVRSFRKNMLAATTQKSSSEESGEKAALVKVSMDGAPYLRKVDLRMYTSYHQLSDALAKMFSSFTIGNCGSQGIKDFMNESKLMDLLNGSDYVPTYEDKDGDWMLVGDVPWEMFVESCKRLRIMKGTEAIGLAPKAVEKCKKRS from the exons ATGGAAGTTGGCTTAAAGATGACGATGAAAGGAGGCGGAGGAGATCATGTTGGAGGTTGCGACAAAGAGAAGATGGGGTTTGAAGAGACTGAGCTGAGGCTAGGGTTGcctggtggtggtggtggtggtggtgacgGTGAAGTTGTGAGGAAAAGAGGCTTCTCTGAAACTGTTGATTTGAAGCTTAACCTTTCCTCCAAGCAAGACACCTCTGGGATCGATCCCAATGATGAGAAAGTGAAAGGCTTGCACCAGGAGAAGAATCTTCTCCTTTCTGCCATTGATCCTGCTAAGCCTCCTGCCAA AGCGCAAGTTGTGGGATGGCCACCGGTCCGATCATTCCGAAAGAACATGTTAGCCGCCACCACACAGAAGAGCAGCAGCGAGGAGAGCGGCGAGAAGGCGGCGCTGGTGAAGGTGAGCATGGACGGTGCGCCTTACCTCCGTAAGGTGGACTTGAGGATGTACACAAGTTACCACCAACTCTCCGATGCTTTAGCCAAAATGTTCAGTTCTTTTACTATCG GAAATTGTGGATCTCAAGGAATTAAGGATTTCATGAATGAGAGTAAGCTGATGGATCTCCTTAATGGCTCTGATTATGTTCCTACCTATGAGGACAAGGATGGTGACTGGATGCTTGTTGGTGACGTCCCTTGGGA GATGTTCGTCGAATCATGCAAAAGGTTACGCATAATGAAAGGAACAGAAGCAATCGGACTCG CACCAAAAGCTGTGGAGAAATGCAAGAAGAGAAGCTGA
- the LOC105766618 gene encoding transcription factor UNE12 isoform X1 produces the protein MASNPNEAPADGFLDQILGLPQFAHTDTGLAGSDGGLAGAPMFLHLNSADGAGHLGRIGGGGGGAFHGQVFPLGLSLEQGEGGFLKQEEASGRGKRFREGVVDGRTASVKNVFHGQPMAGAVAAAAAHPPAMRPRVRARRGQATDPHSIAERLRRERIAERIRGLQELVPSVNKTDRAAMLDEIVDYVKFLRLQVKVLTMSRLGGAAAVAPFVIDIPLSSIEDERGESGRSQPAWEKWSNDGTERHVAKLMEENVGAAMQFLQSKALCIMPVSLAKAIYHTQPPDTSSSIVKPETDPTS, from the exons ATGGCTAGTAACCCCAACGAGGCTCCCGCCGATGGTTTCCTCGACCAAATCCTTGGGCTGCCACAATTTGCGCATACTGACACGGGCTTAGCGGGATCCGACGGTGGCTTGGCTGGAGCGCCAATGTTTCTGCACCTCAACTCCGCTGATGGAGCAGGCCATCTCGGACGAATCGGCGGCGGTGGAGGCGGTGCCTTTCACGGACAGGTTTTTCCGTTGGGATTAAGCTTGGAGCAAGGCGAAGGCGGGTTTTTGAAGCAAGAGGAAGCTTCCGGTCGCGGCAAGCGCTTCCGCGAGGGGGTGGTTGATGGCAGAACTGCTTCTGTAAAAAAC GTTTTCCATGGGCAGCCAATGGCAGGAGCAGTTGCTGCAGCAGCAGCACATCCACCGGCCATGCGTCCAAGAGTGCGCGCTAGAAGAGGACAGGCCACGGATCCACACAGCATTGCTGAACGg TTGCGGAGGGAGAGAATTGCTGAAAGAATCAGGGGGTTGCAGGAACTTGTTCCTAGTGTTAACAAG ACTGATAGAGCAGCGATGCTTGATGAAATTGTAGATTATGTGAAGTTCCTGAGGCTCCAAGTCAAG GTTTTGACCATGAGTAGGTTGGGGGGAGCTGCTGCAGTGGCACCCTTTGTGATAGACATCCCACTATCCTCAATTGAG GATGAAAGAGGTGAGAGTGGAAGAAGCCAACCAGCATGGGAGAAGTGGTCAAATGATGGCACAGAGCGACATGTAGCTAAACTCATGGAAGAAAATGTTGGAGCTGCCATGCAATTCCTTCAATCAAAGGCTCTTTGTATCATGCCTGTCTCACTGGCCAAGGCCATTTACCACACACAACCACCAGATACTTCTTCCTCTATTGTTAAGCCTGAAACAGATCCCACTTCATAA
- the LOC105766618 gene encoding transcription factor UNE12 isoform X2 translates to MASNPNEAPADGFLDQILGLPQFAHTDTGLAGSDGGLAGAPMFLHLNSADGAGHLGRIGGGGGGAFHGQVFPLGLSLEQGEGGFLKQEEASGRGKRFREGVVDGRTASVKNPMAGAVAAAAAHPPAMRPRVRARRGQATDPHSIAERLRRERIAERIRGLQELVPSVNKTDRAAMLDEIVDYVKFLRLQVKVLTMSRLGGAAAVAPFVIDIPLSSIEDERGESGRSQPAWEKWSNDGTERHVAKLMEENVGAAMQFLQSKALCIMPVSLAKAIYHTQPPDTSSSIVKPETDPTS, encoded by the exons ATGGCTAGTAACCCCAACGAGGCTCCCGCCGATGGTTTCCTCGACCAAATCCTTGGGCTGCCACAATTTGCGCATACTGACACGGGCTTAGCGGGATCCGACGGTGGCTTGGCTGGAGCGCCAATGTTTCTGCACCTCAACTCCGCTGATGGAGCAGGCCATCTCGGACGAATCGGCGGCGGTGGAGGCGGTGCCTTTCACGGACAGGTTTTTCCGTTGGGATTAAGCTTGGAGCAAGGCGAAGGCGGGTTTTTGAAGCAAGAGGAAGCTTCCGGTCGCGGCAAGCGCTTCCGCGAGGGGGTGGTTGATGGCAGAACTGCTTCTGTAAAAAAC CCAATGGCAGGAGCAGTTGCTGCAGCAGCAGCACATCCACCGGCCATGCGTCCAAGAGTGCGCGCTAGAAGAGGACAGGCCACGGATCCACACAGCATTGCTGAACGg TTGCGGAGGGAGAGAATTGCTGAAAGAATCAGGGGGTTGCAGGAACTTGTTCCTAGTGTTAACAAG ACTGATAGAGCAGCGATGCTTGATGAAATTGTAGATTATGTGAAGTTCCTGAGGCTCCAAGTCAAG GTTTTGACCATGAGTAGGTTGGGGGGAGCTGCTGCAGTGGCACCCTTTGTGATAGACATCCCACTATCCTCAATTGAG GATGAAAGAGGTGAGAGTGGAAGAAGCCAACCAGCATGGGAGAAGTGGTCAAATGATGGCACAGAGCGACATGTAGCTAAACTCATGGAAGAAAATGTTGGAGCTGCCATGCAATTCCTTCAATCAAAGGCTCTTTGTATCATGCCTGTCTCACTGGCCAAGGCCATTTACCACACACAACCACCAGATACTTCTTCCTCTATTGTTAAGCCTGAAACAGATCCCACTTCATAA
- the LOC105766628 gene encoding NADH dehydrogenase [ubiquinone] flavoprotein 2, mitochondrial, which yields MLCRLASQRLIEVRQAFRLSSQVYRSFSTALNYHIDGPDNNPDLPWEFSEANKAKVKGILSHYPSNYKQSAVIPLLDLAQQQHGGWLPVSAMNAVAKVVGAAPIRVYEVATFYSMFNRSKVGKYHLLVCGTTPCMICGSREIEGALLKHLGVERNEVTKDGLFSVGEMECMGCCVNAPMIAVADYTNGSEGYTYNYYEDVTTQRVVEIVEMLRKGEKPPVGTQNPKRIMSGPEGGNTTLLSDPKPPPCRDLDAC from the exons ATGCTTTGTCGACTTGCGTCACAGCGTCTTATCGAGGTCCGTCAAGCTTTCCGTCTATCTTCTCAG GTGTATCGATCCTTCTCCACTGCCTTGAACTAT CACATTGATGGCCCAGATAACAATCCCGACCTTCCATGGGAATTTTCTGAGGCAAACAAAGCAAAG GTCAAGGGGATATTGTCTCATTATCCATCTAACTACAAGCAATCTGCTGTAATACCTCTGTTAGATCTTGCACAGCAGCAGCATGGAGGGTGGCTTCCTGTATCAGCCATGAATGCA GTGGCAAAGGTTGTGGGAGCTGCTCCTATTCGCGTGTATGAGGTTGCAACTTTTTATTCAATGTTCAACAGGTCAAAG GTTGGCAAGTATCATCTATTGGTTTGTGGCACAACACCATGTATGATATGTGGTTCACGAGAAATTGAAGGAGCCTTATTGAAACACTTGGGGGTTGAGCGCAATG AGGTAACAAAGGACGGTTTATTCTCGGTTGGAGAAATGGAATGTATG GGATGTTGTGTAAATGCTCCTATGATTGCAGTTGCTGATTACACCAATGGATCTGAAGGATATACGTATAATTACTAT GAAGATGTTACTACGCAACGAGTTGTTGAGATAGTTGAGATGTTAAGAAAAGGAGAGAAGCCACCg GTTGGCACCCAAAATCCTAAACGTATCATGAGTGGACCTGAAGGAGGAAATACCACTTTGCTAAGTGATCCAAAACCTCCCCCTTGCCGAGATCTTGATGCCTGCTAA
- the LOC105766636 gene encoding protein OSB2, chloroplastic, with amino-acid sequence MAFGQTLVSSRNMLFTVVSQNPKPNTKTLAFFPSPTPLNSSSVLAKRQRLPFRTLKCSVDYRDQTHNLQVSYPKPSEIPWSKDLCNTVHLIGNVGSPVEIKHLPSGKVLAWTRLAVKKSPTDTTWINLTFWDELANTAYQHVEKGQQIYVCGRLVSDTVESDDGKQQTYYKIVVQQINFVERNSPSMASNDRGFSGMSSNRKVGYNGENYVGSAMELWQAFFANPTEWWDNRKNKRNPRYPDFKHKDTGEALWIEGRNTPHWVRSQLEILDSRMSSLQDEDERMFSSMASDNLLPF; translated from the exons ATGGCGTTTGGGCAAACCCTAGTATCAAGCCGAAACATGTTGTTCACCGTCGTCTcgcaaaaccctaaaccaaacaCCAAAACCCTGGCTTTCTTCCCATCTCCGACTCCCCTGAACTCATCTTCTGTTCTCGCTAAACGACAGCGTCTTCCCTTCCGAACGCTAAAATGCTCCGTCGATTACAGAGACCAAACCCACAACCTTCAAGTATCGTACCCAAAACCCTCTGAAATCCCGTGGAGCAAGGACCTTTGTAATACGGTGCACCTAATCGGCAATGTCGGCTCCCCCGTTGAAATCAAGCACTTGCCTTCTGGTAAAGTCCTCGCCTGGACACGACTAGCCGTCAAAAAATCCCCCACCGACACTACTTG GATTAATTTGACATTCTGGGACGAGCTGGCCAATACTGCGTATCAGCATGTGGAGAAAGGACAACAGATATATGTATGCGGTCGTCTGGTTTCGGATACGGTTGAAAGTGATGATGGCAAACAGCAGACTTATTACAAG ATAGTTGTCCAACAAATAAATTTTGTCGAAAGGAACTCTCCTTCAATGGCTTCTAATGATCGTGGCTTTAGTGGGATGTCAAGTA ATAGGAAAGTTGGCTATAATGGTGAGAATTATGTGGGGTCTGCTATGGAACTATGGCAAGCTTTTTTCGCCAATCCTACTGAATGGTGGGATAATAGGAAAAACAAG AGGAACCCAAGATATCCAGATTTTAAGCACAAGGATACTGGAGAAGCTCTATGGATTGAAGGTAGGAATACTCCCCATTGGGTGAGATCCCAGTTGGAGATACTAGATTCTAGAATGAGCTCTCTGCAAGATGAGGATGAAAGGATGTTTTCTTCGATGGCCAGTGACAATCTCCTGCCTTTTTAA